From Bacteroidales bacterium, one genomic window encodes:
- a CDS encoding M24 family metallopeptidase, translating to MKKGMFICCLLLLQISLSGQIPQEVFEARRNALMAKIHDGIAILGAAFDEESNRHEYHQDALFRYFTGINQPGIIIVLHPAGEHKYSIFLPEQSLIARIYGGSRLSAQELKQTYKADTVYSFRVFSEIMKRIAKPGVSIYRDPSNRFSENILTSLAKDGKLNKATMADLRPLTDEMRLIKDSTEIECLRKAINITCKALEDAYAVCKPGMYEYEIEAAIEYRFRKEGSPMPGYRSIIGSGPNATVLHYDQNTRLMHNGDLLLMDVGAEWEGYSADVTRTIPVSGTFTKEQEEIYQLVLKAEEEAIKYMVPGRGVLECHHRAADVICDGLYRLGLMTDPESLWQRKFYIIYRVNHWLGLDVHDVGSYGPASEDYRTYMFNKEVKGRPLVPGMVSTIEPGLYFRPDGLQQLREIAGNLATEKEIATFLEKVGPVYEKYKNIGIRIEDDVLITSNGNEVLSSCIPK from the coding sequence ATGAAGAAGGGAATGTTTATTTGTTGTTTGCTTCTTTTGCAGATATCACTTTCTGGCCAGATTCCGCAGGAAGTATTCGAAGCAAGAAGAAATGCCCTGATGGCGAAAATTCATGACGGAATTGCCATTCTGGGTGCGGCTTTTGATGAGGAATCCAACCGGCATGAATACCATCAGGATGCTTTGTTCCGCTATTTTACAGGTATTAATCAGCCGGGAATCATCATCGTACTGCATCCGGCTGGTGAACATAAGTACAGTATTTTCCTGCCGGAACAAAGTCTGATTGCAAGGATTTACGGTGGTAGCCGTTTGTCGGCTCAGGAGCTGAAACAAACCTATAAAGCCGATACGGTATATTCTTTCAGAGTGTTTTCTGAAATTATGAAGAGAATTGCAAAGCCCGGGGTCAGTATTTACAGAGATCCTTCCAACCGTTTCAGTGAAAACATTCTTACAAGTCTGGCAAAGGATGGCAAGCTGAATAAGGCCACCATGGCTGATCTTCGGCCTTTAACGGATGAAATGCGCCTGATAAAAGATTCAACAGAAATAGAATGTTTGCGGAAAGCCATTAACATCACGTGCAAGGCCCTGGAAGATGCCTATGCGGTTTGCAAACCGGGAATGTATGAGTATGAAATTGAAGCAGCCATTGAATACAGATTCCGGAAGGAAGGTTCTCCTATGCCGGGATATCGTTCCATAATAGGTTCAGGTCCTAATGCCACCGTGTTGCACTACGATCAGAATACACGATTAATGCACAACGGAGATCTGCTGCTCATGGATGTTGGTGCGGAATGGGAAGGTTACTCGGCAGATGTTACACGTACCATTCCGGTCAGCGGAACTTTTACGAAAGAACAGGAAGAAATTTATCAGCTGGTTTTGAAAGCGGAAGAAGAAGCCATAAAATATATGGTGCCCGGAAGAGGCGTTCTGGAATGCCATCACAGGGCGGCTGATGTTATCTGCGATGGACTGTACAGGCTCGGATTGATGACCGATCCTGAATCTCTCTGGCAGAGAAAGTTTTATATTATTTACCGCGTAAATCACTGGCTTGGGCTGGATGTACACGATGTGGGAAGTTACGGGCCTGCCTCGGAAGACTACCGGACCTATATGTTCAATAAGGAAGTCAAGGGAAGACCTTTAGTTCCCGGTATGGTCAGTACCATTGAACCTGGTTTGTACTTCCGGCCGGATGGCCTTCAGCAACTCAGGGAAATTGCAGGAAATCTGGCAACAGAGAAAGAAATTGCGACGTTTCTTGAAAAAGTGGGTCCGGTTTATGAAAAATATAAAAATATTGGGATACGTATAGAAGACGATGTGCTCATAACATCCAACGGAAATGAGGTGCTGTCGTCATGCATCCCCAAATAG
- a CDS encoding DUF2892 domain-containing protein: protein MKPNIGRIDRTIRIVLGLLIAAAGIFFESWWGLLGLVILATALIRFCPLYTLLGTSTVEKSE, encoded by the coding sequence ATGAAACCAAACATCGGGCGTATTGACCGCACAATTCGAATAGTTCTTGGCCTTCTGATCGCTGCCGCCGGTATTTTTTTTGAAAGCTGGTGGGGTCTTCTCGGGCTGGTAATTCTTGCTACGGCATTGATCCGCTTTTGCCCGCTTTATACTTTGCTGGGCACCTCAACGGTTGAAAAATCAGAGTAA
- a CDS encoding manganese efflux pump: protein MEFFTLVLLAIGLCFDTFAVSVTTGLILSSITFFNAAKIALTFAFFQGAMPVVGWVVGSRVRTFAADYDHWLAFILLLIIGIKMIAESFKKEEKKQLNPLQPRVMAGLGLATSIDALVVGISLAFFETRILTAGFIIGAVTFIASMLGILFGKKTGERFGRKMEIFGGIILILIGIKILCEHLFGIKLL from the coding sequence ATGGAATTTTTTACACTGGTTCTCCTGGCCATTGGGCTCTGTTTTGACACATTTGCCGTATCAGTAACTACCGGATTGATACTTAGCAGTATAACCTTCTTCAATGCCGCCAAAATTGCACTGACCTTTGCTTTTTTTCAGGGGGCTATGCCGGTTGTTGGCTGGGTAGTTGGTTCCAGGGTGAGAACCTTTGCTGCAGATTACGACCACTGGCTTGCCTTTATACTTTTGCTGATCATTGGCATAAAAATGATCGCTGAAAGTTTCAAAAAGGAAGAAAAGAAACAGCTCAATCCTTTACAACCGCGGGTTATGGCTGGTCTTGGCCTTGCCACCAGTATTGATGCTCTGGTTGTCGGTATAAGTCTTGCCTTCTTCGAAACCCGCATACTTACGGCAGGGTTCATCATTGGAGCTGTAACTTTTATTGCTTCCATGCTCGGGATTCTCTTCGGCAAGAAAACAGGTGAACGATTTGGAAGAAAAATGGAAATTTTCGGTGGAATTATATTAATTTTGATTGGGATAAAAATCCTTTGTGAACACCTTTTTGGAATAAAACTGTTGTAA
- a CDS encoding TonB-dependent receptor has protein sequence MVRQIILAIVLSAFCLLSKSQIVISGIVLDQKRNPLPGANVYFEGSFNGTITDTAGKFVLKEQEPELNILVISYMGYNEKRITIDRKQKSVFLEIRMEEKMTALKDVVITAGTFGSTDQKKAVILNAYDIATTASAMGDIYGALHTLPGNSFVGEDGGLFVRGGEGNEARTFIEGLLVHKPYTSRMPDLPARGRFSPVLFSGTMFSTGGFSAEYGQAMSSALILSTEGTVARKGTNFGILPFGGSASHAQSFHDGALSVSGDYFNMRYYYKLFPQEICWIKEPETMTGNLMYRQKIRQKGMLKVFAAAEFSSSILSIEEPGTANMTRYGLQNSNGYWNAVYSQELSNLWSMRTGFSITADRDNIKPAEDHFTATETDLYVKQVFSRSEQKNLSLKAGAEMNLRNYRQIYFRQSDGLSVRQGLNGLESAVFTEGEYKIAGKVSLRGGLRSEYNEYNKELNLSPRFAVAFKTSDFSQISAAWGYYTQLPETRYLMINHELTNQQAIHYIVNYQWIKQNQTFRAEIYYKNYQHLLRYDSLYAPYKYQYNSGGYGFARGIDLFWRDKKTLKNADYWLSYSYLDTRRLFHDYPVAARPPWFPDHTFSAVYKQYFSRINIQLLSSFSAMSGRPYEDPNKEGFMNSTTPVYTDLSIGGSYVLIKKANLYILHAQITNVLGSKQIYGYRYAKEPDANGFYAFKQLKPPVKRMFIVGIFLYFNYF, from the coding sequence GTGGTCCGTCAGATTATTTTAGCAATAGTCTTATCAGCATTCTGTCTTTTGTCAAAGAGTCAGATTGTAATAAGCGGCATTGTTCTGGATCAGAAAAGGAATCCTCTTCCGGGGGCCAATGTATACTTTGAAGGATCGTTTAACGGTACCATAACCGACACAGCAGGTAAGTTTGTCCTCAAAGAACAAGAACCTGAATTGAATATTTTGGTTATCAGCTATATGGGTTATAATGAAAAACGGATAACAATCGACAGGAAGCAAAAATCTGTTTTTCTTGAAATCAGGATGGAAGAAAAAATGACCGCATTGAAGGATGTGGTAATTACGGCCGGAACGTTTGGAAGTACCGATCAAAAAAAAGCTGTAATTCTCAATGCCTATGATATTGCCACAACAGCTTCTGCCATGGGTGATATTTACGGAGCCTTGCATACCTTGCCCGGAAATTCCTTTGTGGGTGAAGACGGTGGTTTATTTGTAAGAGGGGGGGAAGGAAATGAGGCAAGAACTTTTATCGAGGGTTTGCTGGTTCATAAACCTTATACTTCGCGAATGCCTGATTTGCCGGCAAGAGGGCGATTCAGTCCGGTTTTGTTTTCAGGAACGATGTTCAGTACAGGAGGATTTTCGGCTGAATACGGGCAGGCAATGTCATCGGCTCTTATTCTCTCGACTGAAGGTACTGTTGCCAGGAAAGGAACCAATTTCGGCATACTTCCTTTTGGAGGCAGTGCTTCGCATGCACAATCTTTTCACGATGGAGCCCTATCGGTTTCCGGGGATTATTTCAACATGAGATACTATTATAAGCTGTTTCCTCAGGAGATATGCTGGATAAAAGAACCGGAAACCATGACCGGCAATCTGATGTACCGCCAAAAAATACGGCAAAAAGGAATGCTGAAGGTTTTTGCTGCTGCAGAATTCAGCAGCAGTATCCTCTCTATAGAAGAACCGGGCACTGCCAATATGACCAGATATGGTCTGCAGAATTCCAATGGGTATTGGAATGCGGTGTACTCTCAGGAATTAAGTAATCTATGGTCAATGCGAACGGGATTTTCCATTACAGCAGACAGAGATAATATTAAACCTGCGGAGGATCATTTTACGGCTACTGAAACCGATCTGTATGTGAAACAGGTTTTTTCGCGAAGTGAACAAAAAAATCTGAGTCTGAAGGCAGGTGCTGAAATGAATTTACGCAATTACCGCCAGATCTATTTCAGGCAAAGCGATGGATTATCGGTCAGGCAGGGTCTGAATGGATTAGAATCTGCTGTTTTTACCGAAGGAGAATATAAAATTGCTGGAAAAGTAAGCCTGCGGGGAGGATTAAGAAGTGAATATAACGAGTACAACAAAGAACTAAATCTTTCACCCCGTTTTGCAGTTGCATTCAAAACATCTGATTTTAGTCAGATTTCGGCAGCATGGGGTTATTACACCCAGCTTCCCGAAACCAGGTATTTGATGATTAACCATGAACTGACCAACCAGCAGGCTATCCATTATATTGTTAACTATCAATGGATAAAGCAGAATCAAACTTTCAGGGCAGAAATCTATTACAAGAACTACCAGCATCTTCTTCGGTATGATTCATTATATGCCCCATACAAATATCAGTATAATTCAGGTGGATATGGTTTTGCCAGAGGAATCGATTTATTCTGGAGGGATAAAAAAACATTGAAAAATGCGGATTACTGGTTATCTTATTCATATCTTGACACCAGAAGACTGTTTCATGATTACCCGGTAGCAGCTCGTCCGCCGTGGTTTCCTGACCACACTTTCTCAGCCGTTTATAAACAGTATTTTTCACGGATTAACATACAATTGCTTTCTTCCTTTTCGGCGATGAGCGGAAGGCCTTATGAAGACCCCAATAAGGAAGGATTCATGAACAGCACAACTCCTGTTTACACCGATCTGAGTATTGGTGGCAGCTATGTTCTTATAAAAAAAGCAAATCTGTACATATTACATGCCCAGATAACCAATGTTCTTGGATCGAAACAGATTTACGGCTACCGGTATGCAAAAGAACCCGATGCGAATGGTTTTTATGCCTTTAAACAACTCAAACCGCCTGTCAAAAGAATGTTCATTGTTGGTATCTTTTTATATTTCAATTACTTTTAA
- a CDS encoding NAD-dependent deacylase, producing MKTLVVLTGAGISAESGLKTFRDSGGLWENYDVMEVASIYGWEKNPGLVLRFYNERRRQLATAKPNYGHIGLAELEQHFHVHIITQNIDDLHERAGSTRVLHLHGELNKAQSTADPSLIYDVTGKDINLGDLCEKGSQLRPFVVWFGEPVPAMEEAVALAGKADIFAVIGSSLVVYPAAGLLEFVPEHVPVFVVDPNEVTVPYRKKVVYIKEKASKGVKILKEKLLSEYA from the coding sequence ATGAAAACTCTGGTTGTATTAACGGGAGCTGGCATAAGTGCCGAAAGCGGGCTCAAAACTTTCCGTGATTCAGGAGGGCTTTGGGAAAATTATGATGTTATGGAAGTTGCCAGTATTTACGGCTGGGAAAAGAATCCCGGGCTGGTGCTGAGGTTTTACAACGAACGACGCCGGCAACTGGCAACAGCAAAGCCCAATTACGGGCATATAGGTCTTGCAGAACTGGAACAACATTTTCATGTTCATATCATTACCCAGAATATTGATGATTTGCATGAACGGGCCGGAAGTACCCGGGTGCTTCATCTTCACGGAGAGCTTAACAAGGCCCAGAGTACCGCTGATCCGTCACTCATATATGACGTTACAGGCAAGGATATAAACCTGGGAGATCTCTGTGAAAAGGGTTCTCAGTTACGGCCTTTTGTGGTTTGGTTCGGAGAGCCCGTACCTGCTATGGAAGAAGCAGTGGCATTGGCCGGGAAGGCAGATATATTTGCTGTCATCGGTTCTTCGCTTGTGGTTTACCCGGCGGCAGGGCTTCTGGAGTTTGTGCCTGAACATGTTCCTGTATTTGTTGTTGATCCTAATGAGGTAACCGTACCTTACAGGAAAAAGGTTGTCTATATTAAGGAAAAAGCGAGCAAGGGAGTTAAAATTCTGAAAGAAAAACTGCTTTCTGAATATGCCTGA